Proteins from a genomic interval of Lactococcus protaetiae:
- a CDS encoding histidine phosphatase family protein has product MTIIYFIRHSVPDYADGIADGEHPLTDEGLKRADKLVEIFEDIKINEIFSSTYKRAMQTVEPIAKDKNLDIQEVYNFRERERGQRKINFDELIKRMWADFSWQPENGESLQQVQERNIHTLKQILTENKGQSLIIGTHGTALSTILNYYEPSFSVTEFMRIADVMPYVIRLDFDALEYLGKEEITEI; this is encoded by the coding sequence ATGACAATAATCTATTTTATTCGGCACTCAGTGCCTGATTATGCGGATGGGATAGCTGATGGGGAACATCCTTTGACCGATGAAGGTTTGAAACGTGCCGATAAGTTAGTTGAAATTTTTGAAGATATCAAAATCAATGAAATTTTTTCAAGTACTTATAAGCGCGCAATGCAGACGGTTGAGCCGATTGCAAAAGATAAAAATTTGGATATTCAAGAAGTCTATAACTTCCGTGAACGTGAACGAGGGCAACGAAAAATCAATTTTGATGAGCTTATAAAAAGAATGTGGGCAGATTTTTCGTGGCAACCTGAAAATGGCGAGAGTTTGCAACAAGTACAAGAGCGAAATATTCATACACTGAAGCAGATTTTGACGGAAAATAAAGGGCAATCGCTCATTATTGGTACACATGGTACAGCGCTTTCAACCATTTTGAATTATTATGAGCCAAGTTTTAGTGTGACAGAATTTATGCGGATTGCAGATGTGATGCCTTATGTGATTAGGCTGGATTTTGACGCTCTGGAATACTTGGGGAAGGAAGAAATAACGGAAATATGA
- the trpC gene encoding indole-3-glycerol phosphate synthase TrpC, with the protein MNIEQGKFLETILAQKAQEVAEMPNEEVGKVRKTYKLYDFLRTHTDQLQVIAECKKASPSLGDINTEVDLVAQAKSYEKAGAAMISVLTDPVFFKGDIEYLREISNAVSIPTLNKDFIIDKKQIDRAINAGATVILLIVACFANDDEKLRELYDYAISLGLEVLVETHNKPELDRAHALGAKIIGVNNRNLKTFEVSLQNSLDLVQFFKPENIYISESGIFGTAEAELVADGFNGILVGTALMQSDNVLSALTELKVERR; encoded by the coding sequence ATGAACATTGAACAGGGAAAATTTTTAGAGACTATCTTGGCACAGAAAGCGCAAGAAGTCGCAGAAATGCCAAACGAAGAAGTGGGGAAAGTGCGCAAAACCTACAAGCTCTATGACTTTTTGCGAACGCACACTGATCAGCTCCAAGTCATTGCAGAGTGCAAAAAAGCCTCGCCTAGTCTTGGCGACATCAACACCGAGGTGGATTTGGTAGCGCAGGCAAAAAGTTACGAAAAGGCAGGCGCAGCGATGATCTCGGTGCTGACCGACCCAGTGTTTTTTAAGGGCGATATTGAATATTTGCGTGAAATTTCTAATGCCGTTAGCATTCCGACGCTCAACAAGGATTTTATCATCGACAAAAAGCAGATTGACCGTGCAATCAACGCTGGTGCAACGGTGATTTTGTTGATTGTCGCTTGCTTTGCAAATGACGATGAAAAATTGCGCGAGCTTTATGATTATGCAATTTCGTTAGGACTTGAAGTGCTGGTCGAAACGCATAATAAGCCCGAACTTGACCGCGCGCACGCACTTGGCGCAAAGATTATCGGCGTGAATAATCGTAATCTCAAGACATTCGAGGTCAGTTTGCAAAATTCGCTGGATTTGGTGCAATTTTTCAAGCCTGAAAATATCTATATTTCGGAGAGTGGCATTTTTGGCACTGCCGAGGCAGAATTAGTTGCGGACGGTTTCAACGGAATTTTGGTGGGGACGGCGTTGATGCAGTCTGACAATGTTTTGTCAGCACTGACAGAATTGAAAGTAGAGAGAAGATGA
- a CDS encoding phosphoribosylanthranilate isomerase codes for MNIKICGLRTKSAVDEAVKNGATHLGFILSKSRRQITPEELSVLTADVPKSVKKVGVFVNEPIEFVKNAVATAGLDLVQLHGDEDMSYIRQLSVPVIKAVSDFAKTIQYENVILLLDSSSGGSGQSFDWQSVSSNDFKLPFFVAGGLNPDNVVNAVQYFQDFSNFYGVDVSSGVETDGVKDLMKIRAFIQSASLARYDYLLTAFQTISQKLNAHGIIPYLMGSIATQLVTGFSTNPDDIDIQLRLSDFVQFERLSVLMEELGYHLIDLHEHKFEKGNIHVGFANVETLESYANVDFTALSKSELGEFYLPNLQQNIKIYEAAIHDSWRNGKHKDKLILEKLKALENGN; via the coding sequence ATGAACATCAAAATCTGCGGGCTCCGCACAAAATCCGCTGTTGATGAGGCGGTCAAAAATGGTGCGACACACCTTGGCTTTATCCTGTCAAAATCGCGCCGTCAAATCACGCCAGAAGAGCTGTCAGTACTGACAGCCGATGTGCCGAAGTCGGTCAAAAAAGTTGGCGTATTCGTCAATGAACCGATTGAATTTGTCAAAAATGCAGTGGCGACTGCTGGACTTGACCTTGTGCAGCTCCACGGTGACGAAGATATGAGCTATATTCGTCAGTTGTCAGTGCCTGTGATTAAAGCTGTCAGTGATTTTGCAAAGACCATCCAATACGAAAATGTTATTTTGCTTTTGGATAGCAGCTCAGGTGGCAGCGGTCAGTCTTTTGACTGGCAATCTGTAAGTAGCAACGATTTCAAATTGCCCTTTTTTGTGGCTGGTGGATTGAATCCTGACAACGTGGTTAACGCGGTGCAGTATTTTCAGGATTTTTCTAACTTCTATGGTGTGGATGTGTCGTCTGGCGTGGAAACGGATGGGGTCAAGGATTTGATGAAAATTCGTGCTTTCATCCAAAGTGCAAGTCTGGCACGTTATGACTATTTGCTGACAGCATTTCAGACTATCTCGCAAAAGCTCAATGCACATGGCATCATACCTTATCTGATGGGAAGCATTGCCACCCAGTTGGTGACTGGTTTTTCGACCAATCCTGATGATATCGACATTCAGCTTCGACTGTCTGATTTTGTGCAATTTGAGCGATTGTCAGTGCTGATGGAAGAGTTAGGCTACCATTTGATTGACCTGCATGAGCATAAGTTTGAAAAGGGTAATATTCATGTTGGTTTTGCCAATGTTGAAACGCTGGAAAGCTATGCTAACGTTGATTTTACAGCTTTATCAAAAAGTGAACTCGGCGAATTTTATTTGCCCAATCTTCAGCAAAACATCAAAATTTATGAGGCAGCAATCCACGACAGTTGGCGCAATGGTAAGCACAAAGATAAATTGATTTTAGAAAAATTAAAGGCGCTGGAAAATGGAAACTGA
- a CDS encoding GNAT family N-acetyltransferase, whose translation METESEVTIRPVQKAYLRELWEISYGPKADLKWMDYNGPYFQDPILSWEEFSAKITPKINQPNFALIIYQNRIVGQLSSYWEDGDLQKWLEFGLVIYDSKLWGKGIGKGVVPIWMQQLFETYPEIQHLGFTTWSGNPGMMRLGEKCGLKREGQIRKVRFWQGNWYDSVKYGILREEL comes from the coding sequence ATGGAAACTGAAAGCGAAGTAACCATTCGCCCCGTTCAAAAAGCGTATTTACGAGAATTGTGGGAAATCAGCTATGGCCCAAAAGCCGATTTGAAATGGATGGACTACAACGGACCATATTTCCAAGACCCAATTTTGAGCTGGGAAGAATTTTCAGCAAAAATCACTCCCAAAATCAATCAACCGAATTTTGCACTGATTATCTATCAAAACCGCATTGTTGGGCAACTTTCGAGCTATTGGGAAGATGGCGACTTGCAAAAATGGCTGGAGTTTGGACTTGTCATCTATGACAGCAAACTTTGGGGTAAAGGCATTGGCAAAGGTGTTGTACCGATTTGGATGCAGCAACTTTTTGAAACTTATCCAGAAATCCAACACCTCGGCTTCACCACTTGGTCAGGAAATCCAGGTATGATGAGACTAGGTGAAAAATGCGGCTTAAAACGTGAGGGACAAATACGCAAAGTTCGCTTTTGGCAGGGAAATTGGTATGATTCGGTGAAATATGGAATTTTGAGAGAAGAATTATGA
- a CDS encoding HAD family hydrolase, protein MTKFKNIKWLFFDLGSTLVNEEKAQEARIRESVKLLAEQDISMTEQQFFQEMCNASKRYESQYFTVMKNLGSDKIAPYPHQFEQLYAETLPLLDKLRQYYKIGIIANQSLTGAELLKKWQLQDKVDFIHSSADLGIAKPNLEIFKIALKSSDCEPENACMIGDRLDNDIFPAKQLGMKTIWVKQGFGAYQVPILKAYEPDLEVESLKELFDLL, encoded by the coding sequence ATGACTAAGTTTAAAAATATAAAATGGCTTTTCTTTGACCTGGGCTCCACACTTGTCAACGAAGAGAAAGCGCAAGAAGCACGAATCAGAGAAAGTGTGAAACTCCTTGCAGAGCAAGATATTTCAATGACTGAACAACAATTCTTTCAAGAAATGTGCAATGCTTCAAAACGTTATGAATCGCAATATTTTACAGTCATGAAAAACTTAGGGAGCGACAAAATAGCGCCCTATCCTCATCAATTTGAGCAACTCTATGCAGAGACCTTACCGCTCTTAGACAAATTGCGACAGTACTATAAAATAGGAATCATTGCCAATCAATCGCTGACAGGTGCAGAACTTTTGAAAAAATGGCAGTTACAAGATAAAGTGGATTTTATTCATTCATCCGCAGACCTTGGTATCGCAAAACCAAACTTGGAAATATTCAAAATAGCACTGAAATCCAGTGACTGTGAACCAGAAAATGCTTGTATGATTGGAGATAGACTGGATAATGATATTTTTCCAGCCAAACAACTTGGAATGAAAACGATATGGGTCAAACAAGGCTTTGGAGCTTATCAAGTGCCAATTTTAAAGGCTTATGAACCAGATTTGGAAGTTGAAAGTTTGAAAGAGTTGTTTGATTTGTTATAG
- a CDS encoding VOC family protein, which yields MSYSTSGIDHFGLTVKDLTASSNFFINCLGFEKVGERPEYPAVFVADSAVMITLWQAKDDAETLDFDRQHHVGLHHLAFRVQNHEQLDQLFAKIKNWQAIKIEFAPENLGTTEARHFMIYEPSGNRIEFISRNA from the coding sequence ATGTCGTATTCAACATCTGGCATAGACCACTTCGGTCTGACCGTGAAAGATTTAACAGCCAGCAGCAACTTTTTCATCAACTGCTTAGGTTTCGAAAAAGTTGGCGAGCGCCCAGAATATCCAGCGGTGTTTGTCGCGGATAGCGCGGTCATGATCACGCTCTGGCAGGCAAAAGATGATGCTGAGACTCTGGATTTTGATCGACAGCATCATGTTGGACTCCATCATCTCGCTTTTCGTGTTCAAAATCATGAGCAACTCGACCAGTTATTTGCCAAAATAAAGAACTGGCAAGCTATCAAGATTGAGTTTGCACCAGAAAACCTCGGCACAACAGAAGCGCGCCATTTTATGATTTACGAACCAAGCGGAAATCGGATTGAATTTATTTCGAGAAATGCTTGA
- a CDS encoding alpha/beta fold hydrolase, which produces MPEIITTKQGKIEVEIEGTGLPVIAIHGSPGGWDGAKMMHDFLPSDKFQKIAFSRPGYLGTPLNGKNDSIDHEADLIASLLESLQIKRAAVLAWSGGGPSAYRLAVRYPEQISTMVMIAAVSERWICPPYPASDRFLYGTTFGKSLVHFLANVAPKQIISGALAGEGKLSDAEVQKQTENVMAHPAQRKAVLDVAKTMNWVGKRKPGWDNDVKNYAKIDSLELEKIRCPVLIVQGEVDTDVLPFYSENAHKCLNKSQLIMVKNGTHLAFYAHPDAEKIQAQAERWFLEHL; this is translated from the coding sequence ATGCCAGAAATCATCACGACAAAACAGGGAAAAATCGAAGTAGAGATAGAAGGAACAGGACTTCCAGTTATTGCTATCCATGGCAGTCCTGGCGGCTGGGACGGTGCAAAAATGATGCATGATTTTTTACCATCAGACAAATTTCAAAAAATTGCCTTTTCACGACCCGGTTATCTCGGAACACCGCTAAATGGAAAAAATGATTCGATTGACCACGAAGCTGATTTGATTGCCAGCTTGCTAGAAAGTTTACAGATAAAACGTGCGGCAGTTTTGGCATGGTCAGGTGGCGGTCCGTCTGCTTACCGTTTGGCGGTGCGCTATCCAGAGCAGATTTCGACCATGGTGATGATTGCCGCAGTGAGTGAGCGCTGGATTTGCCCACCTTATCCCGCATCCGACAGGTTTCTTTACGGCACAACCTTTGGGAAATCTCTTGTTCATTTTCTGGCAAATGTTGCACCAAAACAGATCATCAGCGGTGCTTTGGCAGGTGAGGGAAAGCTCAGCGATGCAGAAGTCCAGAAACAGACAGAAAACGTGATGGCGCATCCAGCGCAGCGTAAAGCCGTTCTTGATGTGGCAAAAACCATGAACTGGGTCGGCAAACGAAAGCCAGGCTGGGACAATGATGTGAAAAATTATGCCAAAATCGACAGCCTAGAGTTAGAAAAAATCCGCTGTCCAGTGCTTATTGTTCAAGGTGAGGTCGATACTGATGTGCTTCCTTTTTACAGTGAAAATGCACACAAATGCCTGAACAAGAGTCAACTTATCATGGTAAAAAATGGCACACACCTTGCATTCTATGCCCATCCTGACGCAGAGAAAATTCAAGCACAAGCTGAAAGGTGGTTTTTGGAGCATTTATGA
- a CDS encoding cysteine hydrolase family protein, with protein sequence MKNSALIVVDLNAGIQKIAKHPYPHSWTEIEANNRALMTAFLTENCPVYVTSVQPKFLLKSWGRAFGKQLITDISGAREVVKFGPSIFTQSDAGLVEKLKAQGITKVFFSGISTSNGVFKSAKDAVAQGFDVVLVSDATADRSAPGYEKIIKDEFPKIGEIQTTEEILVKNER encoded by the coding sequence ATGAAAAACTCAGCATTAATCGTGGTAGATTTGAACGCTGGCATTCAAAAAATTGCGAAACACCCCTATCCGCACAGTTGGACGGAGATTGAGGCGAACAATCGCGCGCTGATGACCGCTTTTCTGACGGAAAATTGTCCTGTTTATGTGACTAGCGTGCAACCCAAATTTTTGCTTAAAAGTTGGGGACGAGCCTTTGGAAAACAGCTCATCACTGACATCTCAGGTGCCCGCGAAGTCGTCAAATTTGGTCCGTCAATTTTCACGCAGTCTGACGCAGGTTTAGTTGAAAAGTTGAAAGCACAAGGCATCACGAAAGTTTTCTTTTCAGGAATTTCTACAAGTAATGGCGTTTTTAAATCAGCAAAAGATGCCGTAGCGCAAGGGTTTGACGTGGTGCTCGTGAGTGACGCAACGGCGGATAGAAGTGCTCCTGGTTATGAAAAAATTATCAAAGATGAGTTTCCAAAGATTGGAGAAATCCAGACGACAGAGGAAATTTTGGTAAAAAATGAGCGATAA
- a CDS encoding alpha/beta hydrolase: MIEESYENTEKQADTMRERTYGQVEIDGDTLVYKITGQGLPLLCIAGGGGEGDSFLPLADQLAEHFKVISYDRRANGRSTAHFPEHFDLAQQVRDAKAVLHATGENSAYLLGNSSGAVIALKMLQDFPDTVRKAIFHEPPLTHLAENPEKWQTFMSDCYQLALDKGASKAATKFGMGIVERFTIEPLLADFYLKRYLRTEAKKESLPKIEDGLADKIFIEQELLAVTNFLPDFAVLEKLKNKMIFAAGEWTLDKKVWLAQPPKACSERLDCDFVRLAGGHLGFINHAKAWREILEDKFLEQENQVK, encoded by the coding sequence GTGATTGAGGAAAGTTATGAAAACACTGAAAAGCAGGCGGACACAATGAGAGAGCGAACTTATGGACAAGTTGAGATAGATGGAGATACATTGGTTTATAAAATCACGGGTCAGGGTTTGCCGCTCCTTTGCATTGCAGGTGGTGGCGGTGAGGGAGACAGCTTTCTTCCACTCGCAGACCAGCTGGCTGAGCATTTCAAGGTGATAAGCTATGACCGACGTGCTAATGGTCGCTCTACGGCACATTTTCCTGAGCATTTTGATTTAGCACAGCAGGTGCGAGACGCTAAAGCCGTGCTTCATGCGACTGGCGAAAATTCCGCTTATCTGCTTGGCAATAGTAGTGGTGCAGTGATTGCGCTGAAAATGTTGCAAGATTTTCCAGATACGGTCAGAAAGGCGATTTTTCATGAGCCGCCTTTGACTCATTTGGCGGAAAATCCTGAAAAATGGCAGACTTTCATGAGCGATTGCTATCAGTTAGCGCTGGATAAAGGGGCTTCTAAGGCAGCGACAAAGTTTGGCATGGGAATCGTAGAGCGTTTTACGATTGAGCCGCTTTTAGCAGATTTTTATCTGAAACGCTATCTACGTACAGAAGCCAAAAAGGAAAGCTTGCCAAAGATTGAAGATGGACTTGCTGACAAGATTTTCATTGAGCAGGAGCTGTTAGCCGTAACAAATTTCTTGCCCGACTTTGCTGTCTTGGAGAAGTTAAAGAACAAAATGATTTTTGCGGCAGGTGAGTGGACTTTAGATAAAAAAGTCTGGTTAGCGCAGCCTCCTAAAGCTTGCAGTGAAAGGCTAGATTGCGATTTTGTTCGCTTAGCTGGCGGACATCTTGGCTTTATCAATCATGCGAAAGCCTGGCGCGAGATTTTAGAAGATAAGTTTTTGGAGCAAGAAAATCAGGTAAAATAA
- the trpA gene encoding tryptophan synthase subunit alpha has product MKTLEKHLKNISKIFIPYIMAGDHEKGLDGLQETISALAAAGASAIEIGVPFSDPVADGPVIEQAGLRALAKNINLTDIVATLKTVKSSVPLVIMTYMNPVYQYGTDKFLSALTETPVKGLIVPDVPMEAQNFITDFIGDKDIALVQLVSLTTGTERQKELVKNAEGFVYAVAINGVTGKENAYSDELDEHLRQLSVLTEVPVCVGFGVSSLSDVERFNKVADGVIVGSKIVRDLHEGKKDEVLAFIQAATQK; this is encoded by the coding sequence ATGAAAACATTAGAAAAACATTTAAAAAACATTAGCAAAATCTTTATTCCCTACATCATGGCAGGTGACCATGAAAAAGGGCTGGATGGACTGCAAGAAACAATTTCAGCGCTGGCAGCTGCTGGGGCTTCGGCCATCGAAATCGGAGTGCCATTTTCCGACCCTGTGGCTGACGGTCCTGTCATTGAGCAGGCAGGACTGCGTGCGCTAGCGAAAAATATCAATCTGACAGACATTGTAGCGACTTTGAAAACTGTCAAATCTTCTGTGCCTTTGGTCATCATGACTTACATGAATCCTGTCTATCAATACGGCACAGACAAATTTCTGTCAGCACTGACAGAAACGCCTGTCAAAGGTTTGATTGTCCCTGATGTGCCAATGGAAGCGCAAAATTTTATCACAGATTTTATCGGTGACAAAGACATTGCCCTCGTCCAGCTTGTCAGCCTGACCACAGGTACTGAGCGTCAAAAAGAATTGGTCAAAAATGCCGAAGGCTTTGTCTATGCTGTCGCTATCAACGGCGTGACAGGAAAAGAAAATGCCTATTCTGACGAGCTAGACGAGCATTTACGTCAGCTGTCAGTACTGACAGAAGTCCCAGTCTGCGTTGGTTTTGGTGTTTCTAGCCTGTCAGATGTTGAGCGCTTTAACAAAGTCGCTGACGGTGTCATCGTCGGATCAAAAATTGTCCGTGACCTGCATGAGGGCAAAAAAGACGAAGTGCTTGCCTTTATTCAAGCAGCTACGCAGAAATAA
- a CDS encoding beta-glucoside-specific PTS transporter subunit IIABC, with product MGKYEALAKDIVANVGGKENILSLTNCVTRLRFKLKDEKKANTDVLKKMDGVVTVMQAGGQYQVVIGNHVPDVRADVDTVIGKLDTSAADTAPKGSLFDRFVELISGIFQPILAPLAAAGMLKGLNAILSFALGKGFQASSTYAVIHAMGDGLFLFLPIFIGYTAMKKFKGSPFVGMMIAAAIVYPGFVDGSVAKTFAESGGLSFFGIPFSVPVAGYGSSVMPIIAITAFAAFLEHQLKKIIPDVVKLFLTPFFTALITIPLGFLIIGPVMNVISDALGKGLMALQGFSPIIFGLVLGFTWQIMVMFGLHWALVPFVIIALAQGEPTTLLTAASTASFAQTGAVGAVMMKTKDKRLRELAIPAFISGWFGVTEPAIYGITLPKKRPFWASCIVSAVICAAAMALGVKAYTMAAFGIFSFTANISLDGNVSGAITMMILCAISVIAGFGLTWILGFEDDSSEPIEETSKNPINFKPTTEKEVILTPIEGNVLSLAEVKDPAFSAEIMGKGAAVEPTVGEVRAPFDGTVMIMFPTKHAVGLVSNQGTEILIHVGIDTVQLDGKYFEAFVKQGQTVKKGDLLVKFDIVGIQNAGYSTQVPIIVTNTDDYMDVIATDKKFVSKDDMLITAVAAQTTQLVANPA from the coding sequence ATGGGCAAATATGAAGCTCTTGCAAAAGACATTGTAGCAAATGTGGGAGGCAAAGAAAATATCCTCTCACTAACAAATTGTGTGACGCGGTTGCGCTTTAAACTCAAAGATGAGAAAAAAGCAAATACCGATGTCCTAAAGAAAATGGACGGTGTGGTCACCGTTATGCAAGCTGGAGGACAGTATCAAGTTGTCATTGGTAACCATGTGCCAGATGTGCGAGCAGATGTAGATACAGTCATCGGAAAGCTAGATACATCTGCTGCCGATACAGCACCAAAAGGAAGCCTTTTTGACCGTTTTGTTGAATTGATTTCTGGAATTTTTCAACCTATTTTGGCACCACTTGCAGCAGCAGGGATGCTTAAGGGATTGAATGCGATTCTTTCCTTTGCACTTGGTAAAGGATTTCAGGCATCGTCAACTTATGCAGTAATTCATGCGATGGGAGATGGACTTTTCTTATTCCTTCCTATTTTCATTGGTTACACAGCAATGAAGAAATTCAAGGGTTCGCCATTTGTTGGGATGATGATTGCGGCTGCGATTGTTTATCCTGGATTTGTCGATGGTTCAGTGGCAAAAACTTTTGCGGAAAGTGGTGGTTTAAGTTTCTTTGGTATTCCATTTTCTGTTCCTGTTGCAGGTTACGGTTCTTCGGTTATGCCGATTATCGCAATTACAGCATTTGCAGCCTTTCTCGAACATCAACTTAAGAAAATTATTCCTGATGTAGTTAAACTCTTTTTGACACCGTTTTTTACAGCATTGATTACGATTCCTTTGGGATTTTTAATCATCGGTCCAGTGATGAATGTTATTTCTGATGCTCTTGGTAAAGGATTGATGGCGCTTCAAGGATTTAGTCCAATCATTTTTGGATTGGTTCTTGGATTCACTTGGCAAATTATGGTAATGTTTGGACTTCACTGGGCGCTTGTACCATTTGTAATCATTGCTCTTGCACAAGGTGAGCCTACAACACTTTTAACAGCAGCAAGTACGGCTTCCTTTGCACAAACTGGTGCTGTAGGTGCTGTTATGATGAAAACTAAAGATAAACGTTTGCGTGAACTTGCAATACCAGCTTTTATTTCAGGGTGGTTTGGTGTTACGGAACCCGCGATTTATGGGATTACCCTCCCTAAAAAACGTCCGTTCTGGGCTTCATGTATTGTCAGTGCAGTAATCTGTGCAGCAGCAATGGCATTGGGAGTTAAAGCGTATACAATGGCAGCGTTTGGAATATTTAGTTTTACTGCCAATATTTCGCTTGACGGAAATGTTTCTGGTGCAATAACAATGATGATTTTATGTGCTATTTCAGTTATTGCTGGTTTTGGATTGACTTGGATATTAGGTTTTGAAGATGATAGCAGCGAACCTATTGAAGAAACTTCTAAAAATCCTATAAATTTTAAACCAACAACAGAAAAAGAAGTTATTTTAACACCTATCGAAGGAAATGTTCTTTCACTTGCAGAAGTAAAAGATCCTGCTTTTTCAGCAGAAATCATGGGGAAAGGCGCAGCAGTTGAACCGACAGTTGGTGAAGTGAGAGCACCTTTTGATGGAACAGTTATGATTATGTTTCCAACCAAACATGCAGTGGGACTCGTTTCAAATCAGGGCACAGAAATTTTGATTCATGTCGGCATAGATACTGTGCAACTTGATGGAAAATATTTTGAAGCTTTTGTAAAACAAGGACAAACTGTTAAAAAAGGAGATTTGCTTGTTAAATTTGATATTGTAGGAATTCAAAATGCTGGATATAGTACGCAAGTTCCGATAATTGTGACAAACACTGATGATTATATGGATGTCATTGCAACGGATAAGAAATTTGTTAGTAAAGATGATATGCTGATAACAGCGGTTGCAGCGCAAACCACTCAGTTGGTGGCAAATCCTGCATAG
- a CDS encoding glycoside hydrolase family 1 protein, with amino-acid sequence MGGATAANQLEGAYDVDGKGLSVADAMPGGKQRMSILASPEFDWTIDEKHYVYPNHYGIDHYRHFKEDIALFAEMGFKAYRFSVAWSRIFPKGDETTPNEAGLHFYDCLIDECLKYGIEPVITISHYEMPLHLAKEYGGWKNRALIEFYVRYAKVLLTRYQDKVKYWMTFNEINSATFFSALSQGLVPSNGGADKTNVFQAWHNQFVASAETVKFGHELKKDLQIGCMSIYSTTYSFDSNPINQIATQQSIQEFNYFCNDVQVRGEYPVFTQRLHEKYGVKSEDLEITEEDLILLKNGCVDYIGFSYYMSTVESKTGEGTSASGNMVLGGVKNPFLQESEWGWAVDSDGLRYALNDLYGRYQVPLFVVENGLGAIDKVEEDGSINDDYRIDYLRKHIIAMNQAIEDGVELMGYTPWGCIDLVSASTGEMSKRYGFIYVDLDDLGHGTGQRSKKKSFDWYKEVIASNGEKL; translated from the coding sequence ATGGGTGGTGCGACAGCAGCCAATCAATTGGAAGGTGCTTATGATGTTGATGGAAAGGGACTTTCTGTTGCTGATGCGATGCCCGGTGGGAAACAGCGCATGAGTATCCTTGCTTCTCCAGAGTTTGATTGGACGATTGATGAAAAGCACTACGTTTATCCTAATCATTATGGGATTGACCATTATCGTCATTTTAAAGAAGATATTGCACTATTTGCGGAAATGGGTTTTAAAGCTTATCGGTTTTCGGTTGCTTGGTCAAGAATTTTTCCTAAAGGAGATGAAACGACGCCAAATGAGGCGGGTTTACATTTTTATGATTGTTTGATTGATGAATGTTTAAAATATGGGATTGAGCCAGTTATCACGATTTCGCACTATGAAATGCCTTTGCATCTAGCTAAAGAATATGGTGGATGGAAAAATCGTGCTTTGATTGAATTCTATGTTCGCTATGCTAAAGTTCTCCTTACACGTTATCAAGATAAAGTTAAATATTGGATGACTTTTAATGAAATCAACTCAGCTACTTTTTTCTCTGCACTTAGTCAAGGCTTGGTTCCGTCCAATGGTGGCGCTGATAAGACAAATGTCTTTCAGGCCTGGCATAATCAATTTGTAGCAAGTGCTGAAACAGTTAAGTTTGGGCATGAGCTAAAGAAAGATTTACAGATTGGTTGTATGAGTATTTATTCTACGACTTATTCGTTTGATTCCAATCCAATTAATCAGATTGCGACTCAACAAAGTATTCAGGAGTTTAATTATTTTTGTAACGATGTGCAAGTGCGTGGAGAATATCCTGTGTTTACTCAGCGTTTACATGAAAAATATGGTGTCAAATCGGAAGATTTGGAGATTACAGAAGAAGATTTAATTTTACTCAAAAATGGTTGTGTGGACTATATCGGGTTTAGTTATTATATGTCAACAGTAGAATCAAAAACTGGTGAAGGGACTTCTGCAAGTGGCAATATGGTACTTGGTGGAGTCAAAAATCCATTCTTACAGGAAAGTGAATGGGGCTGGGCAGTGGATTCTGATGGTTTACGTTATGCTTTAAATGATCTCTATGGTCGCTACCAAGTTCCACTGTTTGTTGTTGAAAATGGTTTAGGAGCGATTGATAAAGTTGAAGAAGATGGGTCGATTAATGACGATTATCGGATTGACTATCTGAGAAAACATATTATTGCCATGAATCAAGCGATAGAAGATGGTGTGGAACTCATGGGTTATACGCCTTGGGGATGTATTGATTTGGTATCGGCTTCTACTGGTGAGATGAGTAAGCGTTATGGGTTTATTTATGTTGATTTGGATGATTTAGGTCATGGTACAGGTCAACGCTCTAAGAAGAAATCTTTTGACTGGTACAAAGAGGTAATTGCTTCAAATGGTGAGAAACTCTAA